The Taeniopygia guttata chromosome 6, bTaeGut7.mat, whole genome shotgun sequence genome contains a region encoding:
- the LOC101233500 gene encoding killer cell lectin-like receptor subfamily B member 1C, producing the protein MEDENGYVILDRGYKRGSAGRSSPRQGAGYGFQGSQRVPAASPCCSHRLKALTAALAVSLMLCLSWWVAQQCQPKGTTGYGNASLGIAHSDWDAIFREMRRILCPPRESEGCRLCAVGWVLIGAKCYWISDGMNPWNKSREDCRDRGSALLVPWDQDELEFLNESLQKPTRHFWIGLSVPVAGMGWTWENGSDLDQDRFQLDFGNHPGTCGTLKGNAISPQTCDTRLQWICHKESVQI; encoded by the exons ATGGAGGACGAAAACGGCTACGTGATCTTAGACCGAGGGTACAAGCGGGGCTCTGCGGGGAGGTCTTCACCCCGGCAGGGTGCAG GGTATGGCTTTCAAGGATCCCAGAGGGTCCCCGCAGCATCCCCCTGCTGTTCCCACCGTCTCAAGGCCCTGACGGCTGCCCTGGCGGTGTCCCTCATGCTCTGCC TCTCCTGGTGGgtggcacagcagtgccagcccaaGGGGACCACAGGTTACGGGAACGCCTCGCTGGGAATTGCCCATTCGGACTGGGATGCCATCTTCAGGGAGATGCGGAGGATCCTGTGCCCGCCCCGAG AGAGCGAGGGATGCCGGCTGTGCGCCGTGGGCTGGGTGCTGATCGGGGCCAAGTGCTACTGGATTTCCGATGGGATGAACCCCTGGAACAAGAGCCGGGAGGACTGCAGGGACCGGGGCTCCGCTCTGCTGGTGCCCTGGGATCAGGATGAGCTG GAATTCCTGAATGAAAGCCTGCAGAAACCCACACGGCACTTCTGGATCGGCCTCTCAGTGCCTgtggctgggatgggctggacCTGGGAGAACGGCTCCGACCTCGACCAGGACCG GTTCCAACTGGACTTTGGGAATCACCCTGGAACCTGTGGAACGCTCAAGGGGAATGCGATCAGCCCTCAGACCTGTGACACGAGGCTGCAGTGGATCTGCCACAAAGAATCTGTCCAGATCTGA